A genomic region of Oncorhynchus mykiss isolate Arlee chromosome 2, USDA_OmykA_1.1, whole genome shotgun sequence contains the following coding sequences:
- the LOC110492691 gene encoding ceramide kinase isoform X2 produces MEKQPRLLASQLLLKNSLFEVSLNRVLLTWKEVATKKKRVSGGMHHPFKVGTSHGVSVSEILAVRELDVDSGTKDDGRWQKMPQKSTEAYPYAFTVSYVERAWQHRWRCSDVTFHCLEGALCQQWVQTIREQLTALTSRPKHLLVYINPYGGKQQGERIYEQKVAPLFTLASISTHVIVTEHANHARDHLRTEAELKKYDGVVCVGGDGMFSEMVHGLVSRTQRDNGVDQNSPEEKLVPCTLRIGIIPAGSTDCICYATVGINDPVTSALHIIVGDAQAMDVCSVHHNNTFLRYSVSLLGYGFYGDVLADSERKRWMGPARYDFSGFKTFLTHHYYEGTVSFLPATDILGTPRDKTRCRAGYVLLYKCNLSNNIHNQLCSLVLYPHVCLCKYHLDLTSLTPSLSSRCFICQHNGQLYSEDAPEICETDPDVPDSEYKGGWRVIRGKFLAINAASMSCACPRSPKGLSPAAHLADGTTDLILVRKCSRFNFLRHLLRHTSKYDQFDMTFVEVHRVRRFRFTPRYCQSDSELDLRENGKKLFSQICRDHPACSCSPAYSSWNCDGEILPHAAIEVGVHCQLIKLFARGIEEQPVFEDLPNPCAV; encoded by the exons GTACCAGTCACGGTGTGTCAGTGTCTGAGATCCTAGCAGTCAGGGAGCTCGACGTGGACAGCGGGACGAAAGATGACGGCAGGTGGCAGAAAATGCCTCAGAAATCGACCGAGGCCTATCCATATGCATTCACAG TGTCCTACGTGGAGAGAGCGTGGCAGCACCGCTGGCGGTGTAGTGACGTCACCTTTCACTGCCTAGAGGGGGCGCTGTGTCAGCAGTGGGTCCAGACCATCAGAGAGCAGCTGACAGCACTGA CCAGCAGACCCAAGCATTTGCTGGTGTACATCAACCCCTATGGGGGCAAGCAGCAAGGCGAGCGTATTTACGAGCAGAAAGTCGCCCCTCTCTTCACCCTTGCCTCCATCTCCACGCACGTGATTG TTACAGAGCATGCCAATCATGCCAGGGACCACCTGAGGACAGAGGCTGAGTTGAAGAAATATGATGG agtggtgtgtgtgggcGGGGACGGCATGTTCAGTGAAATGGTTCACGGCCTGGTCTCCCGGACCCAGAGGGACAACGGCGTGGACCAGAACAGCCCGGAGGAGAAGCTGGTACCCTGTACTCTGCGCATCGGCATTATACCCGCAG GTTCAACGGACTGCATCTGCTATGCAACTGTAGGCATCAACGACCCTGTGACCTCGGCCTTACACATCATAGTGG GAGATGCCCAGGCAATGGACGTGTGCTCAGTCCATCACAACAACACATTCCTGAGGTACTCTGTGTCCCTGCTTGGGTACGGTTTCTATGGCGACGTGCTGGCAGACAGCGAAAGGAAACGATGGATGGGACCAGCCAGATACGACTTTTCAG GTTTTAAGACGTTTCTCACACATCACTACTATGAAGGGACTGTGTCTTTTCTACCAGCAACGGACATATTGGGAACTCCACGAGACAAGACCAGGTGTAGAGCTGGGTATGTACTACTGTACAAATGCAACCTGTCCAATAATATCCACAACCAATTGTGTAGTTTAGTATTATACCCACATGTTTGTCTCTGTAAATATCATCTAGATTTGACTAGCCTCACTCCATCCCTGAGTTCCAGGTGCTTCATATGCCAACACAACGGACAGCTGTATTCCGAGGATGCCCCAGAGATTTGCGAGACTGATCCAGATGTTCCAGACAGTG AATACAAAGGGGGGTGGCGGGTGATCAGAGGGAAGTTCCTGGCCATCAACGCGGCCAGTATGAGCTGTGCCTGTCCCCGTAGCCCCAAGGGCCTGTCCCCCGCTGCCCACCTCGCTGACGGCACCACTGATCTCATCCTCGTACGCAAGTGCTCTCGATTCAACTTCCTGCGCCACCTGCTACGCCACACCAGCAAATACGACCAG TTTGACATGACCTTTGTAGAAGTGCACCGTGTGCGGCGCTTCCGCTTCACCCCGCGCTACTGCCAGAGTGACTCCGAGTTGGACCTGCGGGAGAATGGCAAGAAGCTCTTCAGCCAGATCTGCCGAGACCACCCGGCCTGCAGCTGTAGCCCTGCCTACAGCAGCTGGAACTGTGACGGCGAGATCCTCCCTCATGCTGCCATTGAAGTCGG AGTGCACTGCCAGTTGATCAAGCTGTTTGCGCGAGGGATCGAAGAGCAGCCTGTGTTTGAGGACCTTCCCAACCCGTGTGCAGTATAG